In one Gadus morhua chromosome 7, gadMor3.0, whole genome shotgun sequence genomic region, the following are encoded:
- the alkbh4 gene encoding alpha-ketoglutarate-dependent dioxygenase alkB homolog 4, whose amino-acid sequence MSSTETDDYVSKCGCKGIRSCLLCERLEEEYILDGGEEKVKLQFCYDPLLKSAVRKDGGSSLPFPGVLLWEDFLSKQEEEELVHEMDKNIWSPSQSGRKKQDFGPKVNFKKRKVRLGSFQGLPAISRPLVERMVQQPILEGFQPVEQCNLDYHPGRGSSIDPHLDDSWLWGERLVTVNMLSDSVLTMSLPAAQALELRLGSEDTNRDEDDLEVQVAVRLPRRSLLVLYGEARHKWKHAIHRRDVPARRLCSTYRELSSEFLPGGPQAEVGLRLLDVALSFSHTAS is encoded by the exons ATGTCCTCAACAGAGACCGATGATTATGTCAGCAAATGTGGCTGTAAAGGAATCCGAAGTTGTCTGTTATGTGAGCGACTGGAGGAGGAATACATATTAGACGGGGGCGAAGAGAAG GTTAAACTGCAATTCTGCTACGATCCCTTGCTAAAATCAGCAGTACGTAAGGATGGAGGTTCATCCCTCCCCTTTCCAGGTGTCCTCCTCTGGGAAGACTTCCTTTCcaaacaggaggaggaagagcttgTACACGAGATGGACAAAAACATCTGGAGCCCGTCCCAGTCTGGACGCAAAAAACAG GACTTTGGGCCCAAGGTCAACTTCAAGAAGCGGAAGGTGCGTCTGGGCAGTTTCCAGGGCCTGCCAGCCATCAGCCGGCCCCTGGTGGAGAGGATGGTTCAGCAGCCCATCCTGGAGGGCTTTCAGCCTGTGGAGCAATGCAACCTAGACTACCACCCCGGGCGTGGCTCCTCCATCGACCCGCACCTGGACGACTCCTGGCTGTGGGGCGAGCGCCTGGTGACCGTCAACATGCTCTCGGACAGCGTGCTCACCATGTCCCTCCCAGCAGCGCAGGCACTAGAACTCAGACTAGGGAGCGAGGACACAAACCGCGACGAGGATGACCTGGAGGTACAGGTGGCCGTCCGTCTCCCCCGCAGGTCGCTGCTGGTGCTGTACGGCGAGGCACGCCACAAGTGGAAACACGCCATTCACAGGAGGGACGTCCCGGCGCGCCGGCTGTGCAGCACGTACCGAGAGCTGTCGAGCGAGTTCCTGCCAGGGGGGCCGCAGGCAGAGGTGGGGCTGCGGCTGCTGGACGTGGCCCTGAGCTTCAGCCACACCGCCAGTTGA